The following are encoded in a window of Deltaproteobacteria bacterium genomic DNA:
- the ahcY gene encoding adenosylhomocysteinase, which yields MNYHIKDIELAERGKLRIEWAAHQMPVLGLIKERFAKEKPLEGLRISACLHITTETANLAEVLKAGGAKVVLCASNPLSTQDDAAASLVKDHGIPVFAIKGEDNTTYYDHIQQAIAHRPAITMDDGADLVSSLHLLGWDRCEELNPPIREWAQGLASQEREELLKNMMGSTEETTTGVIRLRSMEREGVLMFPVIAVNDADTKHLFDNRYGTGQSTIDGIIRATNRLLAGSTFVVCGYGWCGRGVAMRAQGMGANVIVTEVDPLRALEAVMDGYRVLPLTEATKVGDFFVTLTGDITVIRKEHFQVMKDGAIVANSGHFNVELDLEELEDLAIKKRRVREFVDEYTLPDGKRINLLGEGRLVNLAAAEGHPSSVMDMSFANQALVCEYLAKNARGLEKKVYSVPRQIDQEIARLKLQAMGVKIDTLTPEQEDYLTSWEMGT from the coding sequence TTGAACTATCATATAAAGGATATAGAGTTGGCCGAACGAGGAAAGCTAAGGATAGAGTGGGCTGCCCACCAGATGCCGGTCTTGGGGCTCATCAAGGAGAGGTTTGCAAAGGAGAAGCCATTGGAGGGGTTGCGGATATCCGCCTGCCTTCACATTACTACCGAGACGGCCAACCTGGCCGAGGTCTTAAAGGCAGGAGGCGCAAAGGTGGTGTTGTGTGCCTCCAACCCTCTGAGCACCCAAGATGACGCGGCCGCCTCTCTGGTAAAGGACCATGGAATACCGGTCTTCGCCATCAAGGGGGAGGATAACACCACCTATTACGATCACATCCAGCAGGCCATTGCCCATCGCCCTGCCATCACCATGGACGACGGGGCGGATCTGGTCTCCTCCCTGCACCTCTTGGGATGGGATAGATGTGAGGAACTCAACCCACCGATCAGGGAGTGGGCCCAGGGGCTTGCATCTCAAGAGAGGGAAGAACTATTAAAAAACATGATGGGAAGCACTGAGGAGACCACCACCGGGGTCATCCGCCTGCGGAGCATGGAGCGGGAGGGGGTGTTGATGTTTCCGGTGATCGCTGTTAACGACGCCGACACCAAGCACCTCTTCGACAACCGCTACGGCACAGGGCAAAGCACCATCGACGGGATCATTAGGGCTACCAACCGGTTGCTGGCTGGCTCTACCTTCGTGGTCTGTGGATATGGATGGTGTGGACGGGGTGTAGCCATGCGCGCCCAGGGGATGGGGGCCAATGTGATCGTCACCGAGGTGGACCCCCTACGAGCCCTGGAGGCCGTGATGGATGGCTACCGTGTGCTCCCCCTAACCGAGGCCACCAAGGTAGGTGACTTCTTCGTCACCCTGACCGGAGATATCACGGTCATCAGAAAAGAGCACTTTCAGGTCATGAAGGATGGTGCCATCGTGGCCAACTCGGGGCACTTCAATGTGGAACTGGACCTGGAAGAATTGGAGGATTTGGCCATAAAAAAGCGCAGGGTCAGAGAGTTTGTGGACGAGTACACCCTCCCCGACGGCAAGAGGATAAATCTCTTAGGTGAAGGACGCCTAGTGAACCTGGCGGCTGCTGAGGGACACCCATCCAGTGTCATGGATATGAGTTTCGCCAACCAGGCATTGGTCTGCGAATACCTGGCCAAAAACGCCAGGGGATTGGAGAAAAAGGTCTACAGTGTGCCCCGCCAAATCGATCAGGAGATCGCCCGCCTGAAGCTCCAGGCCATGGGGGTGAAAATCGACACCCTCACACCCGAACAGGAGGATTACCTCACCTCTTGGGAGATGGGGACATAG